Proteins encoded by one window of Superficieibacter sp. HKU1:
- a CDS encoding type II toxin-antitoxin system RelE/ParE family toxin: MFTFIELHGFSKRRQAFLPDDEFRVFQELLIEDPETGDVIAGTGGFRKIRWSRPGMGKRGGVRVIYYTVTRKGRIYLALIYPKNEQDDLSEDQKRALKQLSDMLV, encoded by the coding sequence ATGTTTACTTTTATTGAGCTTCACGGGTTCAGTAAGCGGCGGCAAGCTTTTTTACCGGATGATGAGTTCCGTGTGTTTCAGGAGCTACTGATTGAAGATCCTGAAACCGGAGATGTCATTGCCGGGACGGGCGGTTTTCGCAAAATCCGCTGGAGTCGCCCCGGAATGGGTAAACGCGGCGGAGTACGGGTAATTTATTATACTGTGACGCGCAAAGGGCGGATTTATCTGGCCCTGATATATCCCAAAAATGAGCAAGATGATTTATCAGAAGATCAAAAAAGAGCGCTGAAGCAATTAT
- the zur gene encoding zinc uptake transcriptional repressor Zur: MDKTTSQEMLAQAEKLCVQRNVRLTPQRLEVLRLMSLQQGAISAYDLLDLLRDKEPQAKPPTVYRALEFLLEQGFVHKVESTNSYVLCHLFDHNHTSAMFICDRCGVVKEEGADGVEDIMHALAARMGFALRHNVIEAHGLCADCAEVEACRHPGDCHHDHSIQSKKKPR; this comes from the coding sequence ATGGACAAGACCACTTCGCAGGAGATGTTAGCGCAAGCTGAAAAGCTGTGCGTGCAACGCAATGTGCGCCTGACTCCGCAGCGCCTTGAAGTGTTGCGATTAATGAGCCTGCAACAAGGTGCAATCAGCGCCTACGATTTGCTCGACTTGCTGCGCGACAAAGAACCGCAGGCCAAGCCGCCGACGGTATACCGTGCGCTGGAATTTCTGCTCGAGCAGGGTTTTGTCCACAAGGTAGAATCAACCAACAGCTACGTGCTGTGCCACCTCTTCGACCACAACCATACGTCGGCGATGTTTATCTGCGACCGCTGCGGCGTCGTGAAAGAGGAAGGTGCCGATGGCGTGGAAGATATTATGCATGCCCTGGCAGCACGGATGGGATTTGCTTTACGCCACAACGTGATTGAAGCGCACGGGTTATGTGCAGACTGTGCAGAGGTTGAAGCCTGCCGTCATCCTGGCGACTGCCACCACGATCACAGTATTCAGAGTAAGAAAAAGCCGCGCTAG
- a CDS encoding CsbD family protein, whose amino-acid sequence MNKDEVGGNWKQFKGKAKEQWGKLTDDDMTVIEGKRDQLVGKIQERYGYQKDQAETEVKDWETRHDYRW is encoded by the coding sequence ATGAATAAAGACGAAGTCGGCGGTAACTGGAAACAGTTCAAAGGTAAAGCGAAAGAACAATGGGGCAAACTGACCGATGACGATATGACCGTCATCGAAGGTAAACGTGACCAGCTGGTAGGTAAAATCCAGGAGCGTTACGGTTACCAGAAAGATCAGGCGGAAACCGAAGTGAAAGACTGGGAAACCCGTCACGATTACCGCTGGTAG
- the lexA gene encoding transcriptional repressor LexA: MKALTARQQEVFDLIRDHISQTGMPPTRAEIAQRLGFRSPNAAEEHLKALARKGVIEIVTGASRGIRLLMQEEEGIPLIGRVAAGEPLLAQQHIESHYQVDPSLFKPNADFLLRVSGMSMKDIGIMDGDLLAVHKTQDVRNGQVVVARIDEEVTVKRLKKQGNVVELLPENNEFSPIVVDLRKQNFSIEGLAVGVIRNGEWL; the protein is encoded by the coding sequence ATGAAAGCGTTAACGGCCAGGCAGCAAGAGGTGTTCGATCTCATTCGGGATCACATCAGCCAGACAGGCATGCCACCGACGCGTGCGGAAATTGCGCAACGTTTGGGGTTCCGTTCCCCAAATGCGGCTGAAGAACATCTTAAAGCGCTGGCGCGTAAAGGGGTGATTGAGATTGTCACCGGCGCATCGCGTGGTATTCGCCTGCTAATGCAGGAAGAAGAAGGCATTCCTCTTATTGGCCGCGTTGCCGCTGGCGAGCCGCTTCTGGCACAGCAGCATATTGAAAGTCACTATCAGGTCGACCCGTCGCTGTTTAAACCCAACGCCGATTTTCTGCTGCGCGTTAGCGGTATGTCGATGAAAGACATCGGTATTATGGACGGCGATTTGCTGGCAGTGCATAAAACGCAGGATGTACGTAACGGCCAGGTTGTCGTCGCGCGTATTGACGAAGAAGTGACTGTTAAGCGTCTGAAGAAACAGGGCAATGTTGTTGAACTGCTGCCTGAGAATAATGAGTTTTCACCTATCGTGGTTGACTTGCGTAAGCAAAACTTCTCTATTGAAGGACTGGCTGTTGGCGTGATCCGCAACGGCGAGTGGCTGTAA
- a CDS encoding diacylglycerol kinase, protein MANNTTGLTRIINAAGYSWKGFRAAWINEAAFRQEGVAALVAIIIACWLDVDPITRVLLIGSVLLVMIVEILNSAIEAVVDRIGTERHELSGRAKDMGSAAVLLAIVVALITWVTLLWSHFR, encoded by the coding sequence ATGGCCAATAATACCACCGGATTAACCCGGATTATCAACGCAGCGGGTTATTCCTGGAAAGGATTTCGTGCGGCATGGATCAACGAAGCCGCTTTTCGTCAGGAAGGCGTGGCTGCCCTTGTGGCTATCATTATCGCCTGCTGGCTGGATGTCGATCCCATCACCCGCGTGCTGCTGATTGGCTCGGTGCTGCTGGTAATGATCGTAGAAATTTTAAACAGTGCAATTGAAGCCGTCGTGGACCGTATCGGCACGGAAAGACACGAACTTTCAGGCCGTGCCAAAGATATGGGATCGGCGGCAGTACTGCTGGCAATTGTCGTTGCGCTTATCACCTGGGTGACCTTATTGTGGTCGCATTTCCGCTAA
- the plsB gene encoding glycerol-3-phosphate 1-O-acyltransferase PlsB, producing MSGWPRIYYKLLNLPLSVLVKSKSIPAEPAQELGLDTSRPIMYVLPYNSKADLLTLRTQCLAHDLPDPMEPLEIDGTLLPRYVFIHGGPRVFTYYTPKEESIKLFHDYLDLHRSNPGLDVQMVPVSVMFGRSPGREKGEVNPPLRMLNGIQKFFAVSWLGRDSFVRFSPSVSLRRMADEHGTDKIIAQKLARVARMHFARQRLAAVGPRLPARQDLFNKLLASKAIARAVEDEARSKKISHEKAQQNAIALMEEIAANFSYEMIRLTDRILGFTWNRLYQGINVHNAERVRQLAHDGHEIVYVPCHRSHMDYMLLSYVLYHQGLVPPHIAAGINLNFWPAGPIFRRLGAFFIRRTFKGNKLYSTVFREYLGELFSRGYSVEYFVEGGRSRTGRLLDPKTGTLSMTIQAMLRGGTRPITLVPIYIGYEHVMEVGTYAKELRGATKEKENLLQMMRGLSKLRNLGQGYVNFGEPMPLMTYLNHHVPEWRESIDPIEAVRPAWLTPTVNRIAADLMVRINNAGAANAMNLCCTALLASRQRSLTREQLTQQLDCYLDLLRNVPYAPDSTAPVATANELIEHALQMNKFQVEKDTIGDIIVLPREQAVLMTYYRNNITHMLMLPSLIAAIVTQHRQISRDALLHHVELLYPMLKAELFLRWDTSEVAGVIDALTAEMARQGLITCEDAEFRINPARARTLQLLAAGARETLQRYAITFWLLSANPSINRGTLEKESRTVAQRLSVLHGINAPEFFDKAVFSSLVLTLRDEGYISDTGDAEPAETMKVYQMLAELITSDVRLTIESAAQGE from the coding sequence ATGTCCGGCTGGCCACGAATTTACTACAAATTACTGAATTTACCATTAAGTGTCCTGGTAAAGAGCAAGTCTATTCCGGCGGAACCTGCGCAGGAGTTGGGCCTGGATACCTCCCGCCCAATTATGTACGTATTGCCTTACAATTCAAAAGCGGATTTGCTGACGCTGCGCACGCAGTGCCTGGCGCACGATCTTCCCGATCCCATGGAGCCGCTGGAGATCGACGGCACCCTGCTGCCGCGCTACGTCTTTATACATGGCGGCCCGCGTGTATTCACGTATTACACGCCGAAAGAAGAGTCTATCAAACTCTTCCACGACTATCTGGACTTGCACCGCAGCAATCCGGGGCTGGACGTACAGATGGTGCCGGTATCGGTGATGTTTGGACGTTCGCCAGGGCGTGAGAAAGGCGAGGTTAACCCGCCGCTGCGCATGCTCAACGGCATACAAAAGTTTTTTGCCGTTTCCTGGCTGGGGCGCGACAGCTTTGTTCGTTTCTCCCCCTCGGTCTCTCTGCGCCGGATGGCCGACGAGCACGGAACGGATAAGATCATTGCGCAAAAGCTCGCGCGCGTTGCGCGTATGCACTTTGCCCGTCAGCGTCTGGCGGCCGTAGGGCCACGTCTGCCCGCTCGTCAGGATCTGTTTAATAAGCTTCTGGCGTCTAAAGCGATTGCCCGGGCAGTAGAAGACGAAGCGCGCAGCAAAAAAATCTCTCATGAAAAAGCGCAGCAGAATGCCATTGCGCTGATGGAAGAGATTGCCGCTAACTTCTCTTACGAGATGATCCGCCTGACTGACCGTATTCTGGGCTTCACCTGGAACCGTCTGTATCAGGGGATTAACGTGCATAACGCCGAGCGCGTGCGGCAGCTGGCGCATGATGGTCATGAGATTGTCTACGTGCCCTGCCACCGCAGCCATATGGACTATATGCTGCTCTCCTACGTGCTCTATCATCAGGGTCTGGTGCCACCGCATATTGCCGCGGGCATCAACCTGAACTTCTGGCCTGCCGGGCCCATTTTCCGCCGCCTGGGCGCGTTCTTTATTCGCCGTACCTTTAAGGGTAACAAGCTCTATTCGACGGTGTTCCGTGAATATCTCGGTGAACTGTTCAGCCGCGGCTATTCCGTTGAGTATTTTGTCGAAGGTGGCCGCTCACGTACTGGCCGTCTGCTGGATCCAAAAACCGGCACCCTGTCGATGACCATTCAGGCGATGCTGCGCGGCGGGACACGCCCCATCACTCTGGTGCCGATTTATATCGGCTATGAGCACGTGATGGAAGTGGGTACTTACGCCAAAGAACTGCGTGGCGCGACGAAAGAGAAGGAAAACCTGCTGCAGATGATGCGTGGTTTGAGCAAGCTGCGTAATCTCGGTCAGGGCTACGTCAATTTTGGCGAGCCAATGCCGCTGATGACCTACCTGAATCACCATGTGCCCGAGTGGCGTGAATCCATCGATCCAATTGAGGCAGTGCGCCCGGCCTGGCTAACGCCAACCGTTAACCGCATCGCCGCCGATCTGATGGTGCGCATTAACAATGCAGGCGCGGCGAACGCCATGAACCTGTGCTGTACCGCGCTGTTGGCTTCCCGTCAGCGCTCTCTGACCCGTGAGCAACTGACGCAGCAGCTGGATTGCTATCTCGATTTGTTACGTAATGTGCCGTATGCGCCGGATTCTACTGCGCCTGTGGCCACGGCGAACGAACTTATCGAGCATGCACTGCAGATGAATAAGTTCCAGGTCGAGAAAGATACCATCGGCGATATCATCGTTCTGCCGCGAGAGCAGGCGGTCCTGATGACGTATTACCGCAATAACATCACGCATATGCTGATGCTGCCCTCGCTGATTGCCGCCATTGTGACTCAGCATCGGCAGATTTCACGTGACGCCCTGCTGCACCATGTGGAACTACTTTACCCGATGCTGAAAGCCGAACTGTTCCTGCGCTGGGATACCAGTGAAGTGGCGGGGGTGATTGACGCATTGACGGCAGAAATGGCGCGCCAGGGGCTGATTACCTGTGAGGACGCGGAGTTCCGTATCAACCCGGCCCGTGCCCGAACGCTACAACTGCTGGCGGCAGGCGCGCGTGAAACGCTACAGCGCTATGCCATTACCTTCTGGCTGCTCAGTGCTAATCCGTCGATCAACCGTGGCACGCTGGAGAAAGAGAGCCGTACCGTGGCGCAACGTCTGTCCGTGCTGCACGGCATCAACGCGCCGGAGTTCTTCGATAAAGCGGTCTTTAGCTCTCTGGTGCTGACGCTGCGTGATGAAGGCTATATCAGCGATACCGGGGATGCGGAACCGGCAGAAACGATGAAGGTTTATCAGATGCTGGCGGAGTTAATTACCTCGGATGTGCGGTTAACGATTGAGAGCGCGGCACAGGGCGAGTGA
- the ubiA gene encoding 4-hydroxybenzoate octaprenyltransferase, with protein sequence MEWSLTQNKLLAYHRLMRTDKPIGALLLLWPTLWALWVATPGLPPLWILAVFVAGVWLMRAAGCVINDYADRKIDGHVKRTANRPLPSGAVSGKEARILFVVLVLCSFLLVLTLNRMTILLSVAALLLAWVYPFMKRYTHLPQVVLGAAFGWSIPMAFAAVSETLPLSCWLMFLCNILWAVAYDTQYAMVDRDDDLKIGVKSTAILFGQYDRLIIGLLQVAVLALMIAIGWLNGLGSAFYAAVAVAGALFVYQQKLIMQRERDACFKAFMNNNYVGLALFVGLAVSYWSFA encoded by the coding sequence ATGGAGTGGAGTCTGACGCAGAATAAGCTGTTGGCATATCATCGCCTGATGCGTACCGACAAACCTATTGGCGCGCTGCTGCTGCTGTGGCCGACGCTATGGGCGCTATGGGTGGCGACGCCGGGCCTGCCGCCGCTGTGGATCCTGGCCGTTTTTGTCGCTGGCGTCTGGCTGATGCGCGCGGCGGGCTGTGTGATAAACGATTATGCCGATCGCAAAATTGATGGCCATGTGAAGCGCACGGCAAACCGGCCGTTACCCAGCGGGGCCGTCAGCGGCAAAGAGGCGCGCATATTGTTTGTCGTGCTGGTGCTGTGCTCTTTCCTGCTGGTATTGACGCTGAACCGGATGACCATCCTGCTTTCCGTTGCTGCGCTGCTGCTGGCATGGGTGTATCCATTTATGAAACGCTACACCCATTTGCCGCAGGTAGTACTGGGGGCGGCCTTCGGCTGGTCGATCCCGATGGCGTTCGCCGCCGTCAGCGAAACGCTGCCGCTGAGCTGCTGGCTGATGTTCCTGTGTAATATTCTCTGGGCGGTGGCCTACGATACGCAGTATGCGATGGTCGATCGCGATGACGATCTGAAGATCGGCGTGAAATCAACGGCGATCCTTTTCGGGCAGTACGATCGGTTGATCATTGGACTTTTACAGGTGGCAGTGCTGGCGCTGATGATCGCTATTGGCTGGCTGAACGGGCTGGGCAGCGCATTCTACGCGGCGGTGGCCGTAGCGGGCGCGCTGTTTGTGTATCAGCAGAAGCTGATTATGCAGCGTGAACGTGATGCCTGTTTTAAGGCATTTATGAATAATAACTATGTCGGACTGGCGCTGTTTGTCGGGCTGGCGGTAAGTTACTGGTCGTTCGCATAA
- the ubiC gene encoding chorismate lyase, with protein sequence MSHPALTQLRALRYLDHIPPLKSALREWLLLEDSMTKRFEQQGKTVSITLLREAFVGREEITEEQALLPYETRYWLREIVLCADEVPWLVGRTVVPESTLNGPELALQKLGKTPLGRYLFTSSTLTRDFIEIGMSDDLWGRRSRLRLNGKPLLLTELFLPASPIYQKEERNGVESDAE encoded by the coding sequence ATGTCACATCCTGCGCTAACGCAATTGCGTGCGCTGCGCTATCTTGATCATATCCCCCCGCTAAAATCCGCACTGCGAGAGTGGTTATTGCTGGAAGATTCGATGACCAAACGGTTTGAACAGCAGGGGAAGACGGTCAGCATTACTTTACTTCGCGAAGCGTTTGTTGGCCGGGAAGAGATTACCGAAGAGCAGGCGCTATTGCCGTACGAAACGCGCTACTGGCTGCGGGAAATTGTGCTTTGTGCGGACGAGGTTCCGTGGCTGGTGGGGCGCACCGTTGTGCCGGAATCAACGTTAAACGGTCCTGAGCTGGCGCTGCAAAAACTGGGTAAAACGCCGCTGGGCCGCTATCTGTTTACTTCCTCAACCCTGACCCGTGATTTTATCGAGATCGGGATGAGCGACGATCTGTGGGGACGGCGCTCGCGGCTGCGGCTTAATGGAAAGCCCTTGTTATTGACCGAATTATTTTTACCGGCATCACCGATTTACCAGAAGGAAGAGAGAAATGGAGTGGAGTCTGACGCAGAATAA
- the malM gene encoding maltose operon protein MalM has protein sequence MKMNKSLVALCLTAGLLAAAPAVSLAEVNYVPQNTAAAPAIPAIALQQLTWTPVDQSKQQTSTIASVGQRLDVAGITGPVVAYSVPANIGELTLTLTSEVNKQSSVYAPNVLILDQNLTPSAFFPSSYFTYQEPGVMSADRLEGVMRLTPALGQQKIYVLVFTTEKDLQQTTTLLDPAKAYAKGIGNAVPDIPDPVARHTTDGVVKLKVKTNSSSSVLVGPLFGSSNQGSVTVGNTAAPAYSATAAAPVAAPAAKNEPVLNDTEAYFNQAIKQAVDKGDVDKALKLLNEAERLGSTSARSTFISSVKGKG, from the coding sequence ATGAAAATGAACAAAAGTCTCGTTGCACTCTGCCTGACGGCGGGGTTACTGGCAGCAGCCCCGGCGGTTAGCCTGGCTGAGGTCAACTACGTACCGCAAAACACCGCTGCCGCCCCGGCTATTCCTGCCATTGCCCTGCAGCAGCTCACGTGGACACCGGTCGATCAGTCTAAACAGCAAACCTCGACCATTGCTTCCGTTGGGCAACGCCTTGACGTTGCAGGCATTACCGGTCCGGTTGTCGCCTATAGCGTGCCAGCGAATATCGGCGAGCTGACCTTAACGCTGACCAGTGAAGTCAACAAACAAAGCAGCGTCTATGCGCCGAACGTGCTGATCCTCGATCAGAACCTGACGCCGTCGGCGTTTTTCCCCAGCAGCTATTTTACCTATCAGGAGCCGGGCGTGATGAGCGCCGATCGTCTTGAAGGGGTGATGCGCCTGACGCCTGCGCTGGGGCAACAGAAAATTTACGTGCTGGTCTTTACCACTGAAAAAGATCTCCAGCAAACCACCACGCTGCTGGATCCAGCCAAAGCCTACGCCAAAGGCATCGGCAATGCGGTACCGGATATTCCCGATCCTGTCGCCCGTCACACCACCGATGGCGTCGTGAAACTGAAAGTGAAAACCAATAGCAGCTCCAGCGTACTGGTCGGCCCGCTGTTTGGTTCCTCAAATCAGGGCTCGGTGACCGTCGGTAATACGGCAGCACCTGCCTATAGCGCAACAGCCGCCGCACCGGTCGCCGCGCCTGCCGCCAAAAACGAGCCGGTTCTGAATGATACTGAAGCCTACTTTAATCAGGCTATTAAACAGGCTGTTGATAAAGGCGATGTCGATAAGGCATTGAAATTACTTAACGAAGCAGAGCGTCTGGGGTCAACTTCAGCGCGTTCCACCTTTATCAGCAGTGTAAAAGGCAAGGGGTGA
- a CDS encoding maltoporin, translating into MMTTLRKLPLAIAITAGILSAHAGAVDFKGYARSGIGWTGSGGEQQCFQATGAQSKYRLGNECETYAELKLGQEVWKEGDKSFYFDTNVAYSVAQQNDWEATDPAFREANVQGKNLIDALPGSTIWAGKRFYQRHDVHMIDFYYWDISGPGAGIENIDLNGIGKLSFAATRSQESGGSTSFSSNHIYDATKDTANDVYDVRLAGLETNPDGMLEFGVDYGRANTTDDYRLADGASKDGWMFTAEHTQSMMKGFNKFVLQYATDAMTAQGKGIPQGSWTDEDIAADRNVNNDGSLWRVIDHGAITLADKWDLMYVGMYQKIDRDDDRGTDWYTVGVRPMYKWTPIMSTLLEVGYDNVKSQQTSDRNSQYKITLAQQWQAGDSIWSRPALRVFATYAKWDENWGYAKDANGNIGRSAISDSTGNGQFSSSRGDDDEFTFGAQMEIWW; encoded by the coding sequence ATAATGACTACTCTGCGCAAACTTCCACTGGCGATCGCCATTACCGCGGGCATTCTCTCTGCCCACGCTGGTGCCGTCGATTTTAAAGGTTATGCTCGTTCCGGCATCGGCTGGACCGGCAGCGGCGGCGAACAACAGTGTTTCCAGGCAACCGGTGCACAAAGTAAATACCGTCTCGGTAACGAATGTGAAACCTATGCGGAACTGAAACTGGGTCAGGAAGTGTGGAAAGAAGGCGATAAGAGCTTCTATTTCGACACCAACGTCGCCTACTCCGTTGCACAACAGAATGACTGGGAAGCCACCGATCCGGCCTTCCGCGAAGCCAACGTGCAGGGTAAAAACCTGATCGATGCGCTGCCAGGTTCTACTATCTGGGCCGGTAAGCGTTTCTATCAGCGTCATGACGTTCACATGATCGACTTCTACTACTGGGATATTTCAGGTCCTGGTGCCGGTATCGAAAACATCGATCTGAATGGTATCGGTAAACTCTCCTTTGCCGCCACGCGTTCACAGGAATCCGGTGGTTCTACCTCCTTCAGCAGCAACCATATTTATGACGCGACCAAAGATACCGCCAACGACGTGTATGACGTGCGTTTAGCCGGTCTGGAAACTAACCCGGACGGCATGCTGGAATTTGGTGTGGATTACGGTCGTGCTAACACCACTGATGATTATCGTCTGGCAGACGGTGCATCAAAAGATGGCTGGATGTTCACTGCTGAACATACCCAGAGCATGATGAAAGGCTTTAACAAATTTGTTCTGCAATATGCTACTGATGCCATGACCGCACAGGGTAAAGGTATTCCGCAGGGCTCCTGGACCGATGAAGATATTGCAGCCGATCGCAACGTCAATAACGATGGCTCTCTGTGGCGCGTGATTGACCACGGTGCGATTACGCTTGCTGACAAATGGGACCTGATGTACGTCGGTATGTACCAGAAAATTGATCGTGACGACGATCGTGGTACCGACTGGTACACCGTCGGCGTGCGCCCGATGTACAAATGGACGCCGATCATGAGCACCCTGCTGGAAGTGGGCTACGACAACGTGAAATCACAGCAAACCAGCGATCGTAACAGCCAGTACAAAATCACCCTCGCGCAACAATGGCAGGCTGGCGACAGCATCTGGTCTCGCCCGGCACTGCGTGTCTTCGCAACCTATGCGAAATGGGATGAAAACTGGGGTTACGCTAAAGATGCTAACGGCAATATCGGCCGCTCAGCGATCAGCGACTCTACCGGTAACGGCCAGTTCTCCAGCAGCCGTGGCGACGATGATGAATTCACCTTCGGCGCACAGATGGAAATCTGGTGGTAA
- the malK gene encoding maltose/maltodextrin ABC transporter ATP-binding protein MalK — translation MASVQLRNVTKAWGDVVVSKDINLEIHEGEFVVFVGPSGCGKSTLLRMIAGLETITSGDLFIGETRMNDVPPAERGVGMVFQSYALYPHLSVAENMSFGLKLAGAKKEVMKQSVNQVAEVLQLAHLLERKPKALSGGQRQRVAIGRTLVAEPRVFLLDEPLSNLDAALRVQMRIEISRLHKRLGRTMIYVTHDQVEAMTLADKIVVLDAGRVAQVGKPLELYHYPADRFVAGFIGSPKMNFLPVKVTATAIDQVQVELPNRQHVWLPVDSANVQVGANMSLGIRPEHLLPSDIADVTLEGVVQVVEQLGHETQIHIQIPAIRQNLVYRQNDVVLVEEGATFAIGLPPERCHLFREDGTACRRLHQEPGV, via the coding sequence ATGGCGAGCGTACAGCTACGGAATGTAACGAAAGCCTGGGGCGACGTGGTGGTATCAAAAGATATCAACCTCGAGATCCATGAAGGTGAGTTCGTGGTTTTTGTTGGACCGTCAGGCTGTGGGAAATCGACCCTGTTGCGCATGATTGCCGGTCTGGAAACCATCACCAGTGGCGATTTGTTCATCGGTGAAACCCGAATGAACGATGTCCCGCCGGCCGAACGTGGTGTGGGTATGGTGTTTCAGTCCTATGCGCTCTATCCCCATCTCTCCGTTGCCGAAAATATGTCGTTTGGTCTCAAGCTGGCGGGTGCCAAAAAAGAGGTCATGAAGCAGAGCGTTAATCAGGTGGCGGAAGTGCTCCAGCTTGCACATCTGCTGGAGCGTAAGCCGAAAGCGCTTTCTGGCGGACAGCGTCAGCGCGTGGCGATTGGCCGCACGCTGGTGGCGGAACCGCGCGTGTTCCTGCTTGATGAACCGCTCTCGAACCTTGACGCCGCGCTGCGCGTGCAAATGCGCATTGAGATTTCCCGCCTGCACAAACGCCTGGGCCGAACGATGATCTACGTCACTCACGATCAGGTCGAAGCGATGACGCTGGCCGACAAAATTGTGGTGCTGGACGCCGGTCGGGTGGCGCAGGTAGGCAAGCCGCTGGAGCTGTATCACTACCCGGCAGATCGTTTCGTCGCGGGGTTTATTGGCTCGCCGAAAATGAATTTCCTGCCGGTGAAGGTCACGGCAACCGCGATCGATCAGGTGCAGGTTGAGCTGCCTAACCGTCAGCACGTCTGGCTACCGGTCGATAGCGCCAACGTTCAGGTGGGCGCAAATATGTCGCTCGGTATTCGCCCTGAGCATCTGCTGCCCAGCGATATCGCTGATGTCACGCTGGAAGGCGTGGTTCAGGTCGTCGAACAGTTAGGCCACGAAACACAGATCCATATCCAAATCCCCGCCATCCGTCAGAACCTGGTGTACCGCCAGAATGACGTGGTGTTGGTAGAAGAGGGTGCCACATTCGCTATCGGCCTGCCGCCAGAGCGCTGCCATCTGTTCCGTGAGGATGGCACTGCATGTCGTCGGTTGCATCAAGAGCCGGGCGTTTAA
- the malE gene encoding maltose/maltodextrin ABC transporter substrate-binding protein MalE gives MNIKTGARIFALSALTTMMLSASAFAKIEEGKLVIWINGDKGYNGLAEVGKKFEKDTGIKVTVEHPDKLEEKYPQVAATGDGPDIIFWAHDRFGGYAQSGLLAEVTPDKAFQDKLYPFTWDAVRYNGKLIAYPIAVEALSLIYNKDLVPNPPKTWEEIPALDKSLKAKGKSALMFNLQEPYFTWPLIAADGGYAFKFADGKYNVKDVGVDSAGAKAGLNFLVDLIKNKHMNADTDYSIAEAAFNKGETAMTINGPWAWSNIDKSKVNYGVALLPTFKGKPSKPFVGVLSAGINAASPNKELAKEFLENYLLTDQGLAEVNKDKPLGAVALKSFQDQLAKDPRIAATMDNAQKGEIMPNVPQMAAFWYAVRTAVINAASGRQTVDAALKDAQGRITK, from the coding sequence ATGAATATCAAAACTGGCGCACGCATCTTCGCACTCTCTGCTCTGACAACGATGATGCTTTCCGCCTCAGCTTTCGCCAAAATCGAAGAAGGCAAACTGGTTATCTGGATCAACGGCGATAAAGGCTACAACGGCCTCGCTGAAGTGGGTAAGAAGTTTGAAAAAGACACCGGCATTAAAGTGACCGTTGAACACCCGGATAAGCTGGAAGAGAAATATCCGCAGGTTGCCGCGACTGGCGACGGCCCGGACATCATCTTCTGGGCGCACGACCGCTTCGGGGGCTACGCTCAGTCCGGTCTGCTGGCAGAGGTTACGCCAGACAAAGCCTTCCAGGACAAACTGTATCCTTTCACCTGGGACGCCGTGCGCTATAACGGCAAGCTGATCGCTTATCCGATTGCGGTAGAAGCGCTGTCGCTGATTTATAACAAAGACCTCGTACCGAATCCGCCAAAAACCTGGGAAGAAATTCCGGCGCTGGATAAGTCGCTGAAAGCGAAAGGTAAGAGCGCGCTGATGTTTAACCTTCAGGAACCGTACTTCACCTGGCCGCTTATCGCTGCCGACGGCGGCTATGCGTTCAAATTTGCTGACGGCAAATACAACGTGAAAGACGTCGGCGTGGACAGTGCGGGCGCGAAAGCGGGCCTGAACTTCCTGGTCGATCTGATTAAAAACAAACACATGAACGCCGATACGGATTACTCCATCGCCGAAGCCGCCTTTAATAAAGGCGAAACGGCGATGACCATCAACGGTCCGTGGGCATGGTCCAACATCGATAAGAGCAAAGTGAACTACGGCGTCGCGCTGCTGCCGACCTTCAAAGGCAAGCCGTCTAAACCGTTCGTTGGCGTGCTGAGTGCGGGTATCAACGCCGCCAGCCCGAACAAAGAGCTGGCAAAAGAGTTCCTCGAAAACTACCTGCTGACCGATCAGGGTCTGGCTGAAGTGAACAAGGACAAACCGCTGGGTGCCGTGGCGCTGAAATCCTTCCAGGATCAGTTAGCGAAAGATCCGCGCATTGCCGCTACCATGGATAACGCCCAGAAAGGCGAGATCATGCCGAACGTTCCGCAAATGGCTGCCTTCTGGTATGCAGTTCGCACCGCAGTCATCAACGCTGCCAGCGGTCGTCAGACGGTGGATGCGGCGCTGAAAGATGCTCAGGGTCGTATTACGAAGTAA